From Spirosoma aerolatum, one genomic window encodes:
- a CDS encoding FixH family protein: protein MTFEPASQILAFVLPMSFLRCNLTFSKRNGIDDDIHIPVQPTSKSRYVVPTDKLAKGLWRVYLEWSDGRRQYHDEQEISIV from the coding sequence ATGACATTCGAACCTGCCTCCCAAATACTGGCTTTTGTTTTGCCTATGTCGTTCCTACGATGTAATCTAACGTTCAGCAAGCGGAATGGTATCGATGACGACATTCATATACCTGTTCAGCCAACGAGTAAGTCCAGATATGTAGTACCGACTGATAAACTCGCGAAGGGTCTTTGGCGGGTGTACCTCGAATGGTCGGATGGACGCAGGCAATACCACGACGAACAGGAAATCAGTATTGTCTGA